CTTAAGGGCATTGGCAGTAATACCTGTCGCTATTTACGATTGGAAAATATTACGTGTACCACTTGCTCGAACATGGCTCGCATTTTGGATTTGGATAGCATCGTGGTGTGTTCCGTTGGGTCTTTTGGGAGCTGCGGTATTCCCTGATTACTATATTCATTTTATGCACTTGCTGTTCATTGGTGGCTTTAGCTTGATGACCATGATGATTGCCTCACGAGTGACACTTGCTCACGGCGGCCATGACTTAAAATTAGAAAAAAAATCAAAAGCATTACTTATAGGAGCCTCGTTGGTGGCATTGGCGACTCTCACGCGGGTTGCGGCCGGATTCCTTCCTTCCACATATAATTCACATATTTTTTATGCAGCGATTGCCTGGCTAATAGGATTTTCGATATGGGGAATTATTTTCGTGAGAAAAATGATCTATCTCCGATCGGGATCATCACATGATGATAACTGCTGATCTTTAAAAACTATTTTCTTTTAGTGAATGAAAGAACATAGTGGGCGACAGCCCAACGCTCTTCCTCTGAAAGACTAGCAAAGCTCGCCATAGATGTGCCGTCCATGCCTTTCGTTAAGGTGTTAAATATTTGCTCAGGCTTTTTGCCTTTCTTGAATTTAGCTTTTGCGAAATCGCGAGGCTTTGGATTCATATATTGACCTGCCACCCCGTTGCCATCACCTTTTTCGCCGTGACAAGTGAGACAGTTTATCATGTATGAGGCCTTGCCTTTTTCAAGAAGCTGAGGCGTCGCTTTTTTAAAATCTTGAGCCAAACTTGACGTGGGAACAAATATTCCCAACGTCAAAGTGAACACTAATAAATGCTGCCTCATCATTTTGCTCCTTTATCGTCTGTGGCATCGATCAAACCTATGGCCCCTGCATTAGCATCAGCGAATTCATGATCGACCATGACGTATTTTCCTTTTTCAGGAATCACAAATTCTACAATAGCCGAATTGCTGGCTCCCAAAAGGACCGATTGCCCTCCTCTGAATTCATTGTGAGGAATTCCATCAAACCATACGCGATCCCAAATTGTTCCAACGACATGAAAGCTTGACGTACCGCTTGGACCAGCGTTTAAGACAAATAATCGCACTCTTTCACCGACCTTTGCGATGAGAGGTTCACTCACGTGCCTCATGGCTTTGCCGTTGAATGCGACAACTGAAGCTCTTTTTGTTTTAACAGCGGCCATATCTAATTCTCTTAAACCAGTTTTTTTATCAGTTTTGTCACTCGGATAAAACTCAGATTGAACGATCACGTATTCACGATCAACTTTTGTAGGATATCCCTCTCTAGGTTCGACGATGACAACCCCGTACATGCCCATTGCCAAATGATGCAGAATCATGGGTGTGCCGCAATGATACATATAAACACCTGGATAATTTGCCACAAAATCAAATTCTAAAGTTTGATTAGGCAAAAGTGCTCTGAACTTGTCTTGAGGACTCACCATCGAAGCATGAAAGTCCATTGAGTGAGGCATAGGTGGGGCAATTTTTGCTGTTTCAGTACTTCTGTTGGCCATAATGAAATGGATTTTATCACCTTGCCTCACACGAACCGTAGGACCAGGGATTTCTCCACCAAATGTCCACATGAGCATTTTCACACCATCAGCGACTTCTTGAATTTTATGAGTAACATCGAGTCGCACTGTGAGCTCTCGAGTGCTTGCGAGCTTCGGTGCATTTGGTAATGAGGTAGCTCCCTCCATAATTGGACCAGGAAGAATGGACGCAGTGATCTTTGCCTCAGGACCTCCATAGGTCATATCTTTTGTATCAAAAGATTTATTTCCGTTATTAGTCCCTACAGCACCTAGTAGAACAACAGCACCCAACGCCAAAAATATTACACTATACTTACTCATACAAAATTCCTCCGTTTAGTTGATCTCTGAAACTTTCTTTAAATTTGTTGCAGGATTTTTTTTAAAAAACGCTTCCTCAATATTTGAAAAATCTATGTCTTTCTCATGAATAAAACTGACTGCCTTTTGCTCAAATGAGCCGTTAACACTTTCAGGAACAACACCTTCAATTGTTTTTAATGCCCTCAACGCAAGTTTGAATTCTGATTCGGAACTAATACCAGCTATCTCCGCACTCACATAATTTGCTCCTCGCTTCTCTGCCTTTTTTTTATTTTCATAAGAATAAACAGAGGCCGCTTTGTCGCCTTTGCAAAAACCGCATGCATTGGCAAAACCGGGGAGTAAAATCATGGATGCGATAATGATAGTTGTTTTCATACTTTTAAAAGACTTCAATTCTAGTGCCGAGAAATGTTGCCACAGGAAACTGTTACCTTGCTTATAAACCTAGTGATGAGACATTTTGTCATTTTTGGATTCATATATGTCTCAGGTATACTTACCAGTGGTCAATCAGCTAGGCATCGTAAAATAAAAAGTTGAACCCTCACCAACAGTTGATTCTAGCCAAATCCTGCCACCGTGCTCTTCGACAATCTTTTTGCAAATGGCCAAACCAATGCCCGTTCCAGTGTATTCACTGGTTGAGTGAAGCCTTTTGAACATTTTAAAAATACGCTCATAAGACTCCCGCGTAATGCCTATCCCATTATCCTTGACTGAAAATAACCAGTTACCATCTGAAGGCTCAGCTTTGATTTGAATATTAGGTTTTCTACCGTTGCTATATTTGAGGGCATTGGCAATTAGATTTTGAAGTAACTGTGACAAGAAAGAAGGATCAGCATTGATGACGGGTAGCTCTTCACTGGTTATTTCCGCACCTTTTTCCGTAATAGTAGTCTGTAGATTAGCCTTAATATTATTTAAAATGTCATTACAATTGGTTTTTTGGAGAACAAGCTTTTCTCTTCCGATCTTTGAATAAGACAACAAGTCATCAATGAGATCACGCATGCGTTTTGCCGCATCAATCGTGAAATTCATATATCCGAGCGATTCTTGATCTAGAGTTTTCGCGTTTTTCCTCTCAATAAGCTGAAGATAGGTGGTGATGGTTCTCAGGGGCTCTCGAAGATCATGAGACGCAATGTTTGTAAACTGCTCCAATTCAGCATTAGCCCTCTCTAAAGCTATTGCTTTTTTCTCCAATGATTCTTCCGCTTTTTTCTGTTCAGTGACATCACGATCTGTAGAGACAAAGTGTTGAACTTGATTACTGTCATCAAACAGTGGGCTGATGGTTTTTTCGGTATAAAAGAGCTCTCCATTTTTCTTTTTATTAATGAGAACAGCATTGAAAGTCTGGCCCGATAGAATCGTGTTCCAAAGAATTTTATAAATTTGAGGATTATTCTGCCCTGATTTCAAAATTTTGGGTGTTAATCCAATGACTTCTTTCTTCGAATAACCGGTCATTTTCTCAAAGGAAGGATTCACATACTCAATGACGCCATCTTGATCTGTCACAAGCACCATATCTGCGGTTTGCTCCACAACACTTGAGAATAACTGCATCTGTTTTTCTACTTCTGATTTTTGAAAACTTACCTTGCGTGGTTGATTGAAGAAATCTCGCTGTTGAACATTGCTATTTTGTATCATCTATGACTGCCCCTTTTTTCTTATCACTCTCTTGAGCAGTTCTTATGCCATCCTGAGATCTAAACGAAAGTGCATTGAAGTAATCGCATATGACAAATTGTCTCAAGAGAGGCGACATCTTGTCAGTACGGTTTTTTAGTTTCAGATTCCTTGGCGTCCTCATATTCTTGAATATTTTCCGTAACAAGTCCGTAGAGTTTTTCTTTACGATAAAGAGTGCGGCGGTTTACGCCAAGAATATTTGCGGCAGAATCTTTTTTGTGACCTACTTGAGCTAAAATGAGTTTAATGTAGCGCTCTTCTAATTTATCTAAAGTTGGATTGTCAGAATAGAGCTGTTGAAAACTTTCTCTGGCCGATTCAACAGCGCTACCCATAATTTCCTGCTCAGTTAAAAGTTCCGATTGGCTTAAGACAACGGCGCGCTCCATAACATTTTCAAGTTCTCGCACATTTCCGGGCCAAGGGTGTGCCATAAGTTTTGCCATGGCTTCAGAAGTCACGCCACGAGCGCGAGATCTATTTTGAAGTGCAAATTTAGAAATAAAATATTCCACTAACAATGGGATATCTTGGGTACGTTCTCTTAAAGCTGGAACATAGACCGGTAAGACGTTAAGCCTATAAAATAAATCTTCCCGAAATTTACCTTCTTGTACCATGGCTTTGAGATCTCTATGAGTGGCAGCGATGATTCTCACATCAACAGATTTAAGACCACTACCACCAACGGCTCTAATTTGTTTATCTTGAAGCACACGCAAAAGTTTCGCTTGAAGCGTGGTACTTAAGTCACCAATTTCGTCCAAGAATAATGTTCCACCATCGGCCTCTTCGAACAGGCCCTTCTTATCTGAAATGGCTCCTGTGAAAGAACCCTTCACATGGCCAAAGAGTTCACTCTCTAAAAGCTGTTCAGGAATGGCTGTGCAATTGATGGGAATAAACGGAGCTTTCTTGCGAGAACCCAAATTATGAATAGCTTTGGCAACCAATTCTTTTCCCGAACCACTTTCGCCTTTGACCAAAACATTAGCAGTTGCCGGAGCCACTCTTTTCACGAGATCAAAAAGCTCAAACATAGCAGGACTTTTGCCAATGATAGATTCAATATTAAATTCTTTTTTAAGTTCTTTTCGGAGAAGCTTATTTTCGTTCACAAGCTGCGCTCTTTCCATAGCGCGCTTCGTAAGCAAGATCATTTCATCA
This window of the Oligoflexia bacterium genome carries:
- a CDS encoding cytochrome c, whose amino-acid sequence is MRQHLLVFTLTLGIFVPTSSLAQDFKKATPQLLEKGKASYMINCLTCHGEKGDGNGVAGQYMNPKPRDFAKAKFKKGKKPEQIFNTLTKGMDGTSMASFASLSEEERWAVAHYVLSFTKRK
- a CDS encoding multicopper oxidase domain-containing protein, with protein sequence MSKYSVIFLALGAVVLLGAVGTNNGNKSFDTKDMTYGGPEAKITASILPGPIMEGATSLPNAPKLASTRELTVRLDVTHKIQEVADGVKMLMWTFGGEIPGPTVRVRQGDKIHFIMANRSTETAKIAPPMPHSMDFHASMVSPQDKFRALLPNQTLEFDFVANYPGVYMYHCGTPMILHHLAMGMYGVVIVEPREGYPTKVDREYVIVQSEFYPSDKTDKKTGLRELDMAAVKTKRASVVAFNGKAMRHVSEPLIAKVGERVRLFVLNAGPSGTSSFHVVGTIWDRVWFDGIPHNEFRGGQSVLLGASNSAIVEFVIPEKGKYVMVDHEFADANAGAIGLIDATDDKGAK
- a CDS encoding ATP-binding protein — translated: MIQNSNVQQRDFFNQPRKVSFQKSEVEKQMQLFSSVVEQTADMVLVTDQDGVIEYVNPSFEKMTGYSKKEVIGLTPKILKSGQNNPQIYKILWNTILSGQTFNAVLINKKKNGELFYTEKTISPLFDDSNQVQHFVSTDRDVTEQKKAEESLEKKAIALERANAELEQFTNIASHDLREPLRTITTYLQLIERKNAKTLDQESLGYMNFTIDAAKRMRDLIDDLLSYSKIGREKLVLQKTNCNDILNNIKANLQTTITEKGAEITSEELPVINADPSFLSQLLQNLIANALKYSNGRKPNIQIKAEPSDGNWLFSVKDNGIGITRESYERIFKMFKRLHSTSEYTGTGIGLAICKKIVEEHGGRIWLESTVGEGSTFYFTMPS
- a CDS encoding sigma-54 dependent transcriptional regulator — encoded protein: MAIQKRVAVVDDDAEMGSLVKDLLTGEGYQVTRFSSVAEALVQFKKEQPQIVVTDLRMKDVDGMMFLKKLQSDFPNIVSIMMTAFGSIETAIEAMKLGAYHYIVKPFKNDEMILLTKRAMERAQLVNENKLLRKELKKEFNIESIIGKSPAMFELFDLVKRVAPATANVLVKGESGSGKELVAKAIHNLGSRKKAPFIPINCTAIPEQLLESELFGHVKGSFTGAISDKKGLFEEADGGTLFLDEIGDLSTTLQAKLLRVLQDKQIRAVGGSGLKSVDVRIIAATHRDLKAMVQEGKFREDLFYRLNVLPVYVPALRERTQDIPLLVEYFISKFALQNRSRARGVTSEAMAKLMAHPWPGNVRELENVMERAVVLSQSELLTEQEIMGSAVESARESFQQLYSDNPTLDKLEERYIKLILAQVGHKKDSAANILGVNRRTLYRKEKLYGLVTENIQEYEDAKESETKKPY